Within the Nitrospirota bacterium genome, the region GCCTCTGCGCCTTTTTCGCCGCGTATAAAGAAATATCTTTCATCAGCCCGTCAATGAGAAGGAACCGGCTATTTTTTAAAAAATTACTCTCTAATTCTTTTATTTTAAGTTCTGCGCCTGCAGGCCTCTTCCAGAAGATGGTCCTTTTGCCTGTATTTTTTTCAATGACGATGAAGGCAATCTGTGAAGAGGCATTAGCCCTTTTCATTATGCCTCTTGCATCAATGTTTTCATCAATCAGGGACTGTCGTATTTCTTCACCTTCACGGTCGTCCCCTGTGACCCCGTGGAACCTGCACTTAATTCCGAGGCGCGACAATGTGACAAGGGCGGTTGCAACAGGACCTCCGCCCTGCTCATCCCATTGATGCACCTCTTTCTTGGTGTCAACCTGCGGGAAGGAATCAACCACTGCAAGATAGTCCCATGAACATTGCCCGAGGCCCGTAACAATCATGAATAATTATACATTTTTTGATGCATTATAATAAAACCACAGAGGCACAGAGGCACAGAGAAAACGAGGGATAGATATAGAGAGAGGCGGTTGATTTTTAAAGGAATTTTTTATGGGTATGTGCCGGTTTCATTGACAGAACACCTGCTAAATGCTATATTTTAAATGATGACTAAGGCGATTTTTATAATGGTGCTTGCTATATGCATGGCTGGTGGAATTTCCGCGTATGCCGACATATATAAGTATGTTGATGAAGAGGGGATTACCCATTTTACAAATACAGCGCCGGCATCAGATGTGAATTATAAAAAGGTCATTTCAACCGGCAGGAAAAAGCAGTCTAACAGGGCTGCTGCAACCCCGGCCGACTATCACCGGATAATTGCGGACAAGTCGCAGAAATATAATGTAGAGCCGTCCCTTGTCAATGCGGTAATAAAAGTTGAGTCAAATTTTGATTCTACCGCCATATCAAGAAAGGGCGCTATGGGGCTGATGCAGTTAATGCCCTATACTGCCGAAGACATGGATGTGAGAAATCCGCTGGACCCTGAGGAAAATATTGATGGAGGGACAAGATACATTAAATATCTTTTGGATAAATTCGGCGGGAACCTTACCCTTGCGCTTGCGGCTTAC harbors:
- a CDS encoding sugar kinase; translated protein: MIVTGLGQCSWDYLAVVDSFPQVDTKKEVHQWDEQGGGPVATALVTLSRLGIKCRFHGVTGDDREGEEIRQSLIDENIDARGIMKRANASSQIAFIVIEKNTGKRTIFWKRPAGAELKIKELESNFLKNSRFLLIDGLMKDISLYAAKKAQRLKIPVMLDAGKMRNGMLEIAKNCDYVAASEEFAKELGWKNNPDAFLKKIKHLKFKIFTATLGEKGSYTFSQDQYFYTPAFKVKAVDTTGTGDVFHGGYVFGILKGWEIRDTVRFASAIAAMKCRKIGGRAGIPKLNEVLKFMGKK
- a CDS encoding lytic transglycosylase domain-containing protein; its protein translation is MTKAIFIMVLAICMAGGISAYADIYKYVDEEGITHFTNTAPASDVNYKKVISTGRKKQSNRAAATPADYHRIIADKSQKYNVEPSLVNAVIKVESNFDSTAISRKGAMGLMQLMPYTAEDMDVRNPLDPEENIDGGTRYIKYLLDKFGGNLTLALAAYNAGPDTVKKFGYVPPIQETRQYVNKVLSLYNGKNSVPSSPTVAGKPQIVYKVIYEDGTVLYTNTPFAYPNFSRF